A genomic stretch from Lathyrus oleraceus cultivar Zhongwan6 chromosome 2, CAAS_Psat_ZW6_1.0, whole genome shotgun sequence includes:
- the LOC127123542 gene encoding uncharacterized protein LOC127123542: protein MDEFQDQFAELQKEIKALRGKELFGRDVNDMCLVPDVRVPAKFKLPEFEKYKGSSCPHTHLVMYVRKMSMYNNQKGCSFIVFKTALPVQLYADRDQLRSMQQREKETFREYAQRWREIAAQVVPPMEEKEMTKVFLKTLDTFYYERMIASAPTDFTDMVNMGVRLEEAVREGRLVREGSSSSSGAKRYGGFMKKEGTRN from the exons ATGGATGAATTCCAGGATCAGTTTGCGGaattacaaaaagagataaaagctcTTCGTGGGAAAGAACTGTTTGGCAGAGATGTAAATGATATGTGTTTGGTTCCAGACGTAAGGGTGCCAGCAAAATTTAAACTACCAgaatttgaaaagtacaaaggaagTTCTTGTCCACACACCCATTTGGTTATGTACGTGCGAAAGATGTCAATGTACAACAACCAAAAAGGATGCTCATTCATTGTTTTCAAGACAGCCTTACCGGTGCAGCTTTACGCtg accgagatcagttgaggtcCATGCAACAAAGAGAGAAGGAGACATTCCGTGAATACGCGCAAAGGTGGCGCGAAATTGCAGCACAGGTTGTTCCACCtatggaagaaaaggagatgacgaAAGTGTTCTTAAAGACTCTTGATACTttttattacgagaggatgattgCAAGCGCTCCTACAGACTTTACTGACATGGTAAACATGGGAGTCCGTTTAGAGGAAGCAGTTCGAGAAGGGCGTCTAGTTAGAGAAGGAAGTTCATCTTCAAGCGGGGCAAAGAGGTACGGCGGTTTTATGAAAAAAGAAGGAACAAGAAACTAA
- the LOC127123543 gene encoding uncharacterized protein LOC127123543: MGPNVKDNPMPSHGPSSVNNIEVCLNEQRVTKIEEIRQSLVKIHSVLCAHGLFQHDHQICGTCSVNSRGCRKIQDDLQGVLDQGLIQISRQGSSPESQEQEVNVIIPCFNIPEKVEIAYHPREPVVICPPGPMPYTSDKAVPYRYATTIIENGKKVEIKTLASVTNIAANSRMTRSGRVFAPPVIPSRNVEKDPVVVVPVTREAEGQTSNSTLDKETDELLRIIKLSDYKVVDQLLQTPSKISILSLLLNSAVHREALLKVLDQAFVEQDITAEQFNNVVGSITSCKGLGFCDEELPEEGKNHNFALHISANCQGDSLSNILIDTGSSLNVMPKSTLVKLKYKGGQMRHSGIIVKAFDGSRKTIIGEVDLPIGIGPHVFQITFQVMDIVPAYSCLLGSPWIHEAGAITSTLHQKLKFVKNGQIVTVNGEQAMLISHLSSFSVIEVDETTVQTPFQALTIDDYKKSEGSIASFKDARQIVKTGPTEMWGKVIELPENVNHAGLGFVDGKQVQTSVVRPFKDIFHSGGLSTW, translated from the coding sequence ATGGGTCCCAATGTGAAGGACAATCCAATGCCAAGTCATGGTCCTTCATCAGTGAACAATATAGAAGTTTGTCTCAATGAACAACGTGTTACGAAGATAGAGGAGATTCGGCAGTCTTTGGTTAAAATTCATTCTGTTTTATGTGCTCATGGTCTATTCCAACATGACCACCAGATATGTGGTACATGTTCAGTCAATTCAAGAGGTTGTAGAAAGATTCAAGATGATTTGCAAGGCGTCCTTGATCAGGGTTTGATTCAGATTTCTAGACAAGGGAGTTCTCCAGAATCACAAGAACAAGAGGTGAATGTCATCATTCCTTGCTTCAACATTCCAGAGAAAGTAGAGATAGCTTATCATCCGAGGGAGCCAGTGGTGATTTGCCCTCCGGGCCCAATGCCTTACACTTCAGATAAAGCGGTCCCCTACCGCTATGCAACAACTATTATTGAGAACGGTAAAAAGGTCGAGATTAAAACCTTAGCCTCAGTTACCAATATCGCAGCAAATAGCCGAATGACGCGCAGTGGCCGCGTGTTCGCTCCGCCGGTTATCCCAAGTAGAAATGTTGAGAAAGATCCAGTAGTCGTGGTACCAGTGACAAGAGAAGCAGAAGGGCAAACAAGCAATTCAACCCTTGATAAAGAAACAGATGAACTACTTAGAATTATCAAGCTCAGTGACTACAAAGTGGTAGATCAGTTGCTacagacaccgtcaaaaatctcgaTCCTGTCCTTATTATTGAATTCAGCTGTCCACAGAGAAGCACTACTGAAGGTGCTTGATCAAGCCTTTGTAGAACAGGATATAACAGCAGAGCAGTTCAACAATGTTGTAGGCAGCATCACTTCGTGCAAAGGCTTAggcttttgtgatgaagaactgCCAGAAGAAGGAAAGAATCACAACTTCGCTCTCCATATCTCAGCCAATTGTCAAGGGGATTCTTTGTCTAATATCCTAATTGACACCGGTTCATCTCTGAATGTCATGCCCAAGTCTACCTTGGTGAAGCTAAAGTACAAAGGGGGGCAAATGCGGCACAGTGGAATTATTGTGAAAGCGTTCGATGGATCAAGAAAAACAATCATTGGAGAAGTTGATTTGCCTATTGGTATTGGACCACACGTattccagatcactttccaggttatggacataGTGCCAGCTTATAGCTGTCTGCTCGGAAgcccatggattcatgaggcgggTGCCATTACATCCACGttacaccaaaagttaaagtttgtcaagaatgggcAAATAGTGACGGTTAATGGGGAGCAGGCTATGCTGATTAGCCACCTTTCATCGTTTAGTGTGATAGAAGTAGACGAGACGACTGTTCAAACTCCATTTCAGGCCCTGACCATCGATGATTACAAGAAAAGTGAAGGTTCAATCGCGTCATTCAAAGACGCCCGGCAGATTGTCAAGACAGGTCCTACAGAAATGTGGGGCAAGGTGATAGAGTTGCCAGAAAACGTTAACCATGCAGGATTAGGCTTTGTTGATGGAAAACAAGTGCAGACTTCAGTGGTGCGACCTTTCAAAGATATCTTTCACAGCGGTGGTTTATCAACATGGTAG